One part of the Streptococcus sp. oral taxon 431 genome encodes these proteins:
- a CDS encoding tyrosine-protein kinase, which produces MAKLELSQQKLNSVKKAEEYYNALRTNIQLSGNNLKVIAVTSVDPSEGKSTTATNVAWAFARAGYKTLLIDADIRNSVMSGVFKSREKITGLTDYLAGTQDLSNGLCETNVENLFMIQSGAVSPNPTALLQSDKFGSMIETLHKYFDYIIVDTAPIGVVIDAAIIVQKCDASILVAEAGVAKRREIQKAKSQLEHTGTPFLGVILNKFDVQRERYGSYGSYGSYGKK; this is translated from the coding sequence ATGGCAAAGTTAGAATTATCACAACAAAAACTGAACTCTGTAAAAAAAGCAGAAGAGTACTACAATGCTTTACGTACAAATATACAACTGAGTGGAAATAACTTAAAGGTTATTGCTGTTACATCAGTTGACCCTAGCGAAGGAAAGTCTACAACAGCCACAAATGTTGCTTGGGCTTTTGCGCGTGCAGGCTACAAGACGCTATTGATTGATGCCGACATCCGAAACTCAGTCATGTCAGGAGTATTCAAGTCAAGAGAAAAAATTACTGGTTTGACAGATTATCTAGCTGGCACTCAGGATTTGTCAAATGGCCTTTGTGAGACAAACGTTGAAAATTTATTTATGATCCAGTCAGGAGCAGTTTCTCCAAATCCAACGGCTCTCCTTCAGAGTGATAAGTTTGGAAGTATGATCGAAACCTTGCACAAATATTTTGACTATATTATCGTCGATACGGCACCGATCGGAGTTGTAATTGATGCAGCCATTATCGTCCAAAAATGTGATGCATCTATTTTGGTCGCGGAAGCTGGTGTGGCAAAACGAAGAGAAATTCAAAAAGCTAAAAGTCAGTTAGAGCACACTGGGACACCATTTTTGGGTGTGATTTTGAATAAATTTGATGTTCAACGTGAAAGATATGGTTCTTATGGCTCTTACGGATCCTATGGAAAAAAATAA
- a CDS encoding peptide ABC transporter substrate-binding protein produces the protein MKLKKRLIGAGLTLAAAVLLTACGKSASDAKTYSSTFGADPTTFNYLLDYSGDNTAVVTNLVDGLLENDNYGNLIPALAEDWSVSKDGLTYTYKLRQDAKWFTADGEEYAPIKAQDFVTGIKYAADNKSQALDLIQNSIKGLDDYVTGANTDFSNVGVKALDDYTVQYTLTRPEPFWNSKTTNSILFPVNEEFLTSKGKEFGELKADSILYSGPYLLKEFTSKSSLEYKKNPHYYDQEKVTIERVKLAYVDGSDQDMTIRNFESGAYSSAGVYPNSSNFAKTKEKYKDNIVYSLQDATSWYYNFNVNRQAYNHTAKTSDEQKQATQAAILNKNFRQAINFAIDRTAYSAQSNGEEAAKNTLRNTLVPPTFVQVGDKTFGETVSSKLVNYGTQWSNMNLEDAQDGYFNKEKAQAQFAEAKKELEAQGVTFPIHLDLPVDQVNKTLLPKIHSLKQSVESTLGAENVVIDVIQISTEDYANATFQAPTTADHDYDLNLDGWSADYQDPSTYLNPFNAEDGFYLKILGLDPSKDTDKITSIGLDQYTQKLKAADAENTDVAKRYENYADAQAWLIDSSLLLPVNSNGGGASVTRVTPFTRAYSLVGIKGTGSNYKYMRLQTDVVTSSQFAEAKAKWEQERKNSVEKSQKDFESHVK, from the coding sequence ATGAAACTTAAAAAACGTTTGATTGGAGCGGGGTTGACACTTGCTGCTGCGGTCTTGTTGACAGCGTGTGGGAAGTCAGCATCAGACGCTAAAACCTACTCGTCAACATTTGGTGCCGATCCAACAACCTTCAACTACCTTTTGGACTATTCAGGAGATAACACTGCTGTTGTAACCAACTTGGTAGATGGTTTGCTTGAAAATGACAATTATGGAAATCTCATTCCTGCTCTTGCAGAAGATTGGAGTGTTTCAAAGGATGGCTTGACTTACACTTATAAACTTCGTCAAGATGCTAAATGGTTCACGGCTGATGGGGAAGAATACGCCCCAATTAAAGCACAAGATTTCGTCACAGGTATCAAGTATGCAGCTGATAACAAGAGTCAAGCGCTTGATTTGATTCAAAACTCAATCAAGGGATTAGATGATTATGTGACAGGTGCAAATACTGACTTTTCAAATGTTGGAGTCAAAGCCTTGGATGACTATACTGTCCAATATACCTTGACACGACCAGAACCATTCTGGAACTCTAAGACTACCAATAGTATCTTGTTCCCAGTGAATGAAGAATTCTTGACTTCTAAAGGTAAAGAATTTGGAGAGTTGAAAGCAGATAGTATTCTTTATAGCGGTCCTTATTTGTTAAAAGAATTTACATCAAAATCATCACTCGAGTACAAGAAGAATCCTCATTACTATGACCAAGAAAAAGTAACGATTGAAAGAGTTAAATTGGCCTATGTTGATGGTTCTGACCAAGATATGACGATTCGTAACTTTGAAAGTGGTGCTTACTCATCTGCAGGAGTCTATCCAAATAGCTCAAACTTTGCAAAGACTAAGGAAAAATATAAGGACAACATCGTCTATAGCTTGCAGGACGCAACTTCTTGGTACTATAATTTTAACGTTAACCGCCAAGCATACAATCATACAGCTAAGACTAGCGATGAGCAAAAACAAGCGACCCAAGCTGCGATTTTAAATAAAAACTTCCGTCAAGCCATCAACTTTGCAATTGACCGTACAGCCTACTCGGCTCAGTCTAATGGAGAGGAAGCTGCAAAAAACACTCTTCGTAACACACTTGTGCCACCAACTTTCGTGCAAGTTGGAGATAAGACCTTTGGTGAGACAGTTTCATCTAAGTTGGTAAACTACGGTACACAGTGGTCAAACATGAATCTTGAAGACGCTCAAGACGGCTACTTCAATAAAGAAAAAGCACAAGCTCAGTTTGCAGAGGCTAAAAAAGAACTAGAAGCACAAGGTGTAACCTTCCCGATTCATTTGGACTTGCCTGTAGACCAAGTTAACAAAACCTTGCTTCCAAAGATTCATTCGCTTAAACAATCTGTCGAATCAACTCTTGGGGCAGAAAATGTAGTGATTGATGTAATTCAAATTTCAACAGAAGACTATGCCAATGCGACATTCCAAGCGCCAACCACAGCTGATCATGACTATGATTTGAACTTGGATGGTTGGTCTGCAGACTACCAAGATCCATCAACTTATCTTAATCCTTTCAACGCTGAGGATGGATTCTATCTCAAGATTTTAGGACTTGATCCAAGCAAGGATACGGATAAGATTACCAGTATTGGATTGGACCAGTATACTCAAAAATTGAAAGCAGCAGATGCAGAAAATACAGACGTAGCCAAACGCTATGAAAACTATGCAGATGCACAAGCCTGGTTGATTGATAGTTCGCTATTGCTCCCTGTAAATTCAAACGGTGGTGGGGCTTCAGTGACACGTGTTACACCATTTACACGAGCTTACTCATTAGTTGGTATCAAAGGAACTGGAAGCAACTACAAGTACATGAGATTGCAGACAGATGTCGTTACAAGTTCTCAATTTGCTGAAGCCAAGGCTAAATGGGAACAAGAACGTAAAAATTCTGTCGAAAAGAGTCAAAAAGACTTTGAAAGCCACGTGAAATAA
- a CDS encoding peptide ABC transporter substrate-binding protein has product MKSKKWLAVAGITMSAALLLAACGKTEKKADAPTTFSYVYAIDPTTLDYSVTSKSSTSDVIANLVDGLLENDKYGNLIPSLAEDWSVSQDGLTYTYKLRKGVKWYTSEGEEYAEVKAQDFVTGLKHAADGKSDGLTLIQDSIKGLAEYVSGETNDFSTVGVKAVDDYTVEYTLNKPESFWNSKVTTATMLPVNEEFLNSQGKDYGAAAPSGILYNGPYILKNFTSKSVIEYEKNPNYWDKDNVKIDHVKLTFYDGSDQESLIRSFASGSYTTARLFPTSSSFDSTKKEYGDKIVYSPQEATSYYFTFNVNRQSYNKTAKTDDAQKTSTKEALLNKNFRQAINFALDRHAYSAQMNGEEGADKIIRTSLVPYDYVQVGEKTFGELAQEQLVTYGDQWKDVALTDGKDTFYNPTKAKAAFEKAKSELQAKGVTFPIHLDIPVEQTDVIAVQQTNSLKQSVEAALGNENVVIDVLQMTDNEKMSITSQAKVPSQKDYDLNGTGWGPDYQDPATYLNILDAKKGSALKHLGITKGKDPEVMAQVGLDEYKKLLDDAASETSDLNKRYEKYAKAQAWVSDSSLLIPVASSGGSPTVSRTVPFTKAYSQVGIKGDPFVFKGLELQNDIVTTKEYEEALKKWQKEKLETNAKYQKELANHVK; this is encoded by the coding sequence ATGAAATCGAAAAAGTGGCTCGCAGTAGCAGGGATAACGATGAGCGCAGCTCTTCTTTTGGCGGCTTGTGGCAAGACTGAGAAAAAAGCAGATGCTCCAACAACATTTTCGTATGTTTATGCTATTGATCCAACAACATTGGACTATAGCGTTACTAGTAAAAGTTCAACATCAGATGTCATCGCCAACCTGGTCGACGGACTCTTGGAAAATGACAAATATGGAAACTTAATTCCATCGCTTGCTGAAGACTGGTCTGTTTCACAAGACGGTTTGACTTACACATACAAGCTACGTAAAGGTGTCAAATGGTATACTTCTGAAGGAGAAGAGTATGCTGAAGTCAAGGCCCAAGACTTTGTGACTGGTTTGAAACATGCTGCAGATGGTAAATCAGATGGCCTAACACTTATCCAAGACTCCATCAAAGGATTGGCAGAGTACGTTAGCGGTGAAACGAATGACTTCTCAACAGTCGGTGTCAAAGCAGTTGATGACTATACGGTTGAGTATACCTTGAACAAACCAGAAAGCTTCTGGAATTCTAAGGTAACAACAGCAACCATGCTCCCAGTTAATGAAGAATTCTTAAATTCTCAAGGGAAAGATTACGGTGCAGCAGCGCCTTCAGGTATTCTCTACAATGGTCCTTATATTTTGAAGAACTTCACTTCGAAATCCGTGATCGAGTACGAAAAGAACCCGAATTACTGGGACAAGGACAATGTTAAGATTGACCACGTCAAGCTTACTTTCTACGACGGCTCTGACCAAGAATCATTGATTCGTAGCTTTGCGTCAGGCTCATATACGACAGCTCGCCTCTTCCCAACTAGCTCAAGCTTTGATTCAACTAAGAAAGAATACGGCGATAAGATCGTTTATAGTCCACAAGAAGCCACTAGCTATTACTTTACTTTTAACGTAAATCGTCAGTCTTACAATAAAACAGCTAAGACAGATGATGCCCAAAAAACATCAACTAAAGAAGCGCTTCTCAATAAAAACTTCCGTCAAGCCATCAACTTCGCTCTTGACCGTCATGCTTACTCTGCACAGATGAATGGCGAAGAAGGTGCAGACAAGATTATCCGTACCAGCCTTGTGCCTTATGACTATGTTCAGGTTGGTGAAAAGACCTTCGGAGAATTGGCTCAAGAACAATTGGTAACATACGGAGACCAGTGGAAGGATGTAGCTTTGACAGATGGTAAAGATACCTTTTACAATCCAACAAAAGCAAAAGCCGCCTTTGAAAAAGCAAAATCAGAATTGCAAGCTAAAGGTGTAACCTTCCCAATCCATTTGGATATTCCAGTTGAACAGACAGATGTCATTGCTGTACAGCAGACCAACTCCCTCAAACAGTCTGTCGAAGCAGCACTTGGAAATGAAAATGTTGTCATCGATGTACTTCAAATGACTGACAATGAGAAAATGAGCATTACATCTCAAGCTAAAGTTCCTTCTCAAAAAGACTATGACTTGAACGGAACTGGTTGGGGGCCAGACTATCAAGACCCGGCAACCTATCTCAATATCCTAGATGCTAAGAAGGGTTCTGCCCTTAAACACTTGGGTATCACAAAAGGAAAAGATCCAGAAGTCATGGCTCAAGTTGGACTTGATGAGTACAAGAAACTCTTGGATGATGCAGCATCAGAAACGAGCGATCTCAACAAACGCTATGAAAAATATGCCAAAGCCCAAGCATGGGTTTCAGATAGCTCGCTCCTTATCCCTGTAGCATCTTCAGGTGGTTCTCCGACAGTTAGTCGTACAGTGCCATTTACAAAAGCATACTCTCAAGTTGGTATCAAGGGTGATCCATTTGTATTCAAAGGCTTAGAGTTGCAAAACGATATTGTAACCACTAAAGAATACGAAGAAGCTCTCAAGAAATGGCAAAAAGAGAAACTTGAAACAAATGCCAAATACCAAAAAGAACTAGCAAATCACGTTAAATAG
- a CDS encoding CspC family polysaccharide chain length determinant protein — MKEQDTIEINVIQLLKALWAKKLLILLVAIVTGAAAFAYSSFVVKPEYRSTTRIYVVNRNQSDKPGLTNQDLQAGTYLVKDYREIILSQDVLEKVVSDLGLTINAKTLSKKVQVTVPADTRIVSISVSDHKPDEASRIANALREVAAQKIIAVTRVSDVTTLEEARPATGPSSPNIRRNTLMGIGAGAGLVIVVVLLVELLDDRVKRPEDIEDVMKISLLGVIPDMDKLK; from the coding sequence ATGAAAGAACAAGATACTATTGAAATCAACGTTATTCAGTTGTTAAAGGCGCTATGGGCAAAGAAGCTACTAATCCTTCTTGTAGCTATCGTGACAGGAGCTGCTGCATTTGCATATAGTAGTTTTGTGGTCAAACCTGAGTATAGAAGTACAACGCGAATCTATGTGGTCAATCGAAATCAAAGTGACAAACCAGGTTTGACAAATCAGGATCTACAAGCAGGAACATACTTGGTTAAGGACTACCGTGAGATCATTCTTTCCCAAGATGTTCTTGAGAAGGTGGTTTCTGATCTAGGCTTGACCATCAATGCAAAAACATTGTCTAAGAAGGTTCAGGTAACGGTTCCTGCAGATACACGTATCGTATCTATTTCAGTTAGCGACCATAAACCAGATGAAGCAAGTCGTATTGCAAATGCACTTAGAGAAGTTGCAGCACAGAAAATCATCGCAGTTACTCGAGTTTCGGATGTAACGACTCTTGAAGAAGCTCGTCCAGCTACTGGACCATCATCACCAAATATCCGTCGCAATACCTTAATGGGAATCGGTGCTGGTGCAGGCTTGGTGATTGTCGTGGTTTTACTAGTTGAGCTACTAGATGACCGTGTTAAACGTCCAGAAGATATCGAAGATGTTATGAAAATTTCACTCCTTGGAGTCATTCCAGATATGGATAAATTAAAGTAA
- the cps4B gene encoding capsular polysaccharide biosynthesis protein Cps4B encodes MIDIHSHIVFDVDDGPKDKAESIALLKEAYAQGVRTIVSTSHRRKGMFETPEEDIARNFKVVKELAKEIGPDFTILYGAEIYYSSDALNKLENQQIPQLNDTRYALIEFSMNTPYREIHSALTNVLMLGITPVIAHIERYDALENNEKRVRDLINMGCYTQVNSSSILKPKLFGDTYKFMKKRARYFLERDLVHIVASDMHNLDSRPPYMREAYEIVSKKYGQDKARELFVKNPEKVIKDQII; translated from the coding sequence ATGATTGATATCCATTCACACATAGTTTTTGATGTAGACGATGGCCCAAAGGATAAGGCAGAGAGTATAGCACTTCTGAAGGAAGCCTATGCCCAAGGAGTCCGTACCATCGTTTCGACCTCCCATCGTCGGAAGGGGATGTTTGAAACACCAGAGGAGGACATTGCAAGAAATTTTAAAGTTGTCAAGGAGTTGGCTAAGGAGATTGGTCCCGACTTCACCATCTTGTATGGAGCGGAAATCTATTACAGCAGTGATGCTTTAAACAAATTAGAGAATCAACAGATTCCACAATTAAACGACACACGCTATGCCTTGATCGAATTCAGTATGAACACTCCTTATCGTGAAATCCATAGCGCATTGACCAATGTTTTGATGTTGGGAATAACCCCTGTTATTGCCCATATAGAACGTTATGATGCTTTGGAAAACAACGAAAAAAGGGTTAGAGACCTTATCAATATGGGATGTTATACACAGGTCAATAGTTCGAGCATCCTCAAACCAAAATTGTTTGGTGATACTTATAAATTTATGAAAAAGCGTGCTCGCTATTTCTTGGAGAGGGATTTGGTCCATATAGTTGCTAGTGATATGCATAATCTAGATAGTCGTCCACCTTATATGCGAGAGGCTTATGAGATAGTGAGCAAAAAATATGGCCAAGATAAGGCTCGGGAACTTTTCGTGAAAAATCCCGAAAAAGTCATTAAAGATCAAATAATATAG
- a CDS encoding sugar transferase: protein MEGRGFYNVTLAFLQSILVSFLAYVLIAISETDIVLDTVFVLFFLHFAAFYISGYGKDFFKRGQYVELVETVKYILFYALLISFSSFFLKEKFVISRRGMLYLLSLYGVLNYLLSFFVKRYWKPFNHNLKGSRKILLITATSRTEKVLDRLLTANDVQGKLVAVSVLDKPEFTHEKILVVPSEELLTYTTHEVVDEVFVNLPSEDYDIGAIISQFETMGIDVTVNLNAFDKNLGRNKQIHEMAGLNVVTFSTNFYKPSHVIAKRVIDICGAIVGLIICGIISIVLVPMIRKDGGPAIFSQTRIGKNGRHFTFYKFRSMRIDAEAIKEQLMDQNTMQGGMFKIDNDPRVTKIGQFIRKTSLDELPQFWNVLIGDMSLVGTRPPTLDEYEKYTPEQKRRLSFKPGITGLWQISGRSEITNFDEVVKLDVAYIDDWTIWKDFEILLKTVKVVLMRDGAK, encoded by the coding sequence ATGGAAGGAAGGGGTTTCTACAATGTAACTCTAGCGTTCTTACAGAGTATACTTGTTAGTTTTTTAGCTTATGTACTGATTGCAATTTCAGAAACTGATATTGTTTTAGATACAGTATTTGTCCTTTTTTTCCTTCACTTTGCAGCCTTCTACATTAGTGGCTACGGTAAGGATTTTTTCAAACGAGGTCAGTATGTTGAACTAGTTGAAACGGTCAAATACATCCTCTTTTATGCCTTGTTGATTAGTTTTTCAAGTTTCTTCCTAAAAGAGAAATTTGTAATTTCTAGACGAGGAATGCTTTATCTGCTTTCCTTGTATGGTGTTTTAAATTATCTACTCAGTTTCTTTGTGAAGCGTTATTGGAAACCCTTTAACCATAATTTGAAGGGTAGTCGTAAGATTTTGTTGATCACAGCAACATCACGTACTGAAAAGGTACTGGACCGATTATTAACAGCTAACGATGTGCAAGGGAAACTGGTCGCTGTATCTGTTTTAGATAAGCCAGAATTCACTCATGAAAAGATCCTTGTTGTGCCAAGCGAGGAATTGCTTACTTATACAACGCATGAAGTAGTTGATGAAGTCTTTGTCAATCTTCCTAGTGAGGACTACGACATTGGAGCTATTATTTCTCAGTTTGAAACAATGGGGATCGATGTAACAGTCAACCTTAACGCTTTCGATAAAAACCTAGGTCGCAATAAACAGATTCACGAAATGGCTGGCTTGAATGTAGTAACCTTTTCTACGAATTTTTACAAGCCTAGTCATGTCATTGCTAAGCGCGTTATTGATATTTGTGGAGCTATCGTTGGGCTTATCATCTGTGGTATTATCAGCATAGTTTTAGTTCCTATGATTCGTAAAGATGGGGGACCTGCAATCTTTTCCCAGACTCGTATCGGGAAAAACGGTCGTCACTTTACCTTCTATAAGTTCCGTTCAATGCGTATTGATGCAGAAGCGATCAAGGAACAATTGATGGATCAAAATACGATGCAAGGTGGTATGTTTAAGATCGATAACGATCCTCGAGTGACAAAGATTGGACAATTTATCCGAAAAACTAGCTTGGATGAATTGCCACAATTTTGGAATGTTTTGATTGGCGACATGAGTCTAGTCGGTACGCGCCCACCAACTCTAGATGAGTACGAAAAATACACACCTGAACAAAAACGTCGTCTCAGCTTCAAACCTGGTATTACAGGTTTGTGGCAAATTAGTGGTCGAAGTGAAATTACAAACTTTGATGAAGTCGTGAAACTGGATGTGGCTTATATCGATGATTGGACCATCTGGAAAGATTTCGAAATATTGTTAAAAACTGTAAAAGTTGTGTTGATGAGAGATGGAGCGAAGTAA
- the cpsA gene encoding LCP family glycopolymer transferase CpsA: MSIHSKERKTSKIQQNINIILLFAYVVLACFLLFLIFRYHILAISYANVLIAIAMILIALIALFLILKRKAKVFTMILLVVLVIVNAVSLIGVHQFVSLANQLNATSNYSSYSISVAVLADSEIGNVSELSSVAAPTKTDAENIKKLLDDIKTSQSKDLTVEDSSSYLAAYKSLLAGETKAIVLNSVFENLIEQEYPDHAKKIKKIYTKELTKSVEAPKVSQNKAFNIYISGIDTYGPISSVSRSDVNIIMTVNQETKKILLTTTPRDAYVPIADGGNNQNDKLTHAGIYGVDASIHTLENLYGIDLNYYARLNFTSFLKLIDLLGGVDVYNDQDFTSLHGNYHFPVGNVHLNSEQALGFVRERYSLTNGDGDRGRNQQKVIAAIIQKLTSAEALKNFDGIMQGLQDSVQTNMPPETMVSLVNAQLASGGKYTVITRDLKGTGRMDLPSYAMPDSNLYMLEVDPNSLETLKTEIKDIMEGK, encoded by the coding sequence TTGAGTATACATTCAAAAGAAAGAAAAACGAGCAAGATTCAACAAAACATCAATATCATTTTGTTGTTTGCATATGTCGTGCTTGCTTGTTTTTTGCTGTTTTTAATATTCAGATATCATATTTTAGCGATTAGCTATGCCAATGTCCTTATAGCCATCGCTATGATCTTGATTGCGCTAATAGCCTTGTTTTTGATTTTAAAGAGAAAAGCCAAGGTATTCACCATGATTTTACTCGTGGTTCTGGTCATTGTGAACGCAGTTTCTTTGATTGGAGTTCATCAATTCGTTAGCCTAGCAAATCAATTAAATGCAACCTCTAACTATTCTAGTTACTCCATCAGTGTTGCAGTTTTGGCGGATAGCGAGATTGGAAATGTCTCAGAATTATCCAGTGTGGCAGCCCCAACCAAAACAGATGCAGAGAATATCAAAAAATTGCTCGATGATATTAAGACAAGTCAGAGTAAAGACTTAACGGTTGAAGATAGTTCTTCCTATCTTGCAGCTTATAAGAGTCTCTTAGCTGGAGAGACCAAGGCAATTGTTTTGAACAGTGTCTTTGAAAATCTGATCGAACAAGAGTATCCAGACCATGCCAAAAAGATCAAGAAGATTTATACCAAAGAACTAACCAAGAGCGTTGAGGCGCCTAAAGTTTCTCAAAACAAGGCTTTTAATATCTACATCAGTGGGATTGACACATACGGACCGATTAGCTCCGTATCTCGTTCGGATGTCAATATCATTATGACGGTCAATCAAGAGACCAAGAAAATTCTCCTGACAACAACGCCTAGGGATGCTTATGTGCCCATAGCTGATGGTGGCAATAACCAAAATGATAAATTGACCCATGCAGGTATTTATGGCGTGGATGCTTCCATTCATACCTTAGAAAATCTCTATGGAATTGATCTAAATTACTATGCACGACTCAACTTCACTTCCTTCTTGAAATTAATTGACCTCTTAGGTGGTGTCGATGTTTATAATGATCAAGACTTCACATCTCTTCATGGGAACTATCACTTCCCTGTTGGGAATGTTCATCTAAACTCTGAGCAGGCTCTAGGCTTTGTTCGTGAACGTTATTCCTTAACCAATGGCGATGGAGATCGTGGGCGTAATCAACAAAAAGTCATTGCAGCCATTATTCAAAAATTAACTTCAGCAGAAGCCTTGAAGAATTTTGATGGTATTATGCAAGGATTGCAAGATTCTGTACAAACCAATATGCCTCCTGAAACCATGGTGAGTTTAGTGAATGCCCAACTAGCAAGTGGAGGAAAATATACTGTCATCACTCGAGATCTAAAGGGAACTGGTCGTATGGATCTTCCTTCCTATGCCATGCCTGACAGCAACCTTTATATGCTAGAGGTCGATCCAAATAGCTTGGAGACACTCAAAACAGAAATCAAAGATATCATGGAAGGAAAATAA